A genomic stretch from Achromobacter spanius includes:
- a CDS encoding serine hydrolase domain-containing protein, whose amino-acid sequence MNTLMQQAIEFANEHESTWDRSVKGNFGVHLNDPPPWNRLLGPIHDRGPVSGVVVVDGKTVASWGEPERADLTFSVAKLYLAILAGVAHDRGLLPDVDEPVGKRVPGIGFDEGQNADITWRHLLQQTSEWEGERFGVSDQADRYRAVTFGVPPDGKKGDARPLQRPGTYWEYNDVRINQLSYALLHLFRKPLPDVFREAVTRPIGASEDWQWVGYDTAWVEIDGQRMPSVPGGSHWGGGMSISARDQALIGQMLLNDGQAANGKQILSREWIQAMRTPCEIAPYYGYLIWLNHEGRVFPSVPASSFFGVGAGSSFTWVEPERKMVVIVRWLNSAHADALFGKILAAVDAGDAA is encoded by the coding sequence ATGAACACGCTTATGCAGCAGGCGATTGAATTCGCAAATGAACACGAATCCACCTGGGACCGCAGCGTCAAGGGCAACTTTGGCGTGCACCTGAACGACCCGCCACCGTGGAACCGCCTGCTGGGTCCCATTCACGATCGTGGCCCGGTGTCGGGCGTGGTGGTGGTGGACGGCAAGACGGTGGCGTCCTGGGGCGAACCCGAGCGCGCCGACCTGACCTTCAGCGTGGCCAAGTTGTACCTGGCGATTCTGGCCGGCGTGGCGCATGACCGTGGCCTGTTGCCAGACGTGGACGAACCCGTGGGCAAGCGCGTGCCGGGCATTGGCTTTGACGAAGGCCAGAACGCCGACATCACCTGGCGCCATCTGTTGCAGCAGACGAGCGAATGGGAAGGCGAACGCTTTGGCGTGTCGGATCAGGCGGACCGCTATCGCGCGGTCACGTTTGGGGTGCCGCCTGACGGCAAAAAGGGCGATGCGCGGCCGTTGCAGCGTCCGGGCACGTATTGGGAATACAACGACGTCCGCATCAACCAGTTGTCGTATGCGCTGTTGCACCTGTTCCGCAAACCTCTGCCGGACGTTTTCCGCGAAGCCGTCACGCGCCCCATCGGCGCTAGTGAAGATTGGCAATGGGTAGGCTACGACACCGCCTGGGTCGAGATCGACGGCCAGCGCATGCCGTCCGTGCCGGGCGGTTCGCACTGGGGCGGCGGCATGTCCATCAGCGCGCGCGACCAGGCTTTGATCGGTCAGATGTTGTTGAATGACGGCCAGGCCGCGAATGGGAAACAGATTCTGTCGCGTGAATGGATCCAGGCGATGCGCACGCCCTGCGAGATTGCGCCGTACTACGGTTATCTGATCTGGCTGAACCACGAAGGCCGCGTGTTTCCCAGCGTGCCGGCTTCGAGCTTCTTCGGCGTGGGCGCGGGCAGCTCGTTCACGTGGGTGGAACCGGAGCGGAAAATGGTCGTTATTGTGCGTTGGCTGAATTCGGCGC
- a CDS encoding pyridoxal-phosphate-dependent aminotransferase family protein: MLTLNTHLSGRHFLQIPGPTNVPDRVLRAIDQPTIDHRGPEFGALGLAVLEGAKRVFQTQSPVVIFPSSGTGAWEAALVNTLSPGDRVLMVETGHFASLWKKLAGRLGLEVDYVEGDWRHPVDAGVIGARLAEDTQHRIKAVCVVHNETSTGVTSNIAAVRAAIDRAAHPALLMVDTISSLGSIDYRHDEWGVDVTVAGSQKGLMLPPGLAFNAVSARALAAADTARLPRSYWDWGEMLTANGKGYFPYTPSTNLLYGLHEALAMLQAEGLPRVFARHERHARATRLAVAGWGLELLSLDPAAHSPALTAVMMPEGHSADALRKLILERFDMSLGQGLGKLSDRIFRIGHLGHFNDLTLCGTLAGVEMGLAAAGVPHRSGGVQAAMEFLARTPEGAAAA; the protein is encoded by the coding sequence ATGCTTACCCTGAACACCCATCTGTCCGGCCGGCACTTCTTGCAGATTCCGGGGCCAACCAATGTGCCCGACCGCGTCTTGCGCGCCATTGATCAACCCACCATCGACCATCGCGGACCCGAGTTCGGCGCGCTGGGCCTCGCCGTGCTGGAAGGCGCAAAGCGGGTCTTCCAGACGCAATCGCCCGTGGTGATTTTTCCGTCGTCGGGCACGGGTGCCTGGGAAGCGGCGCTGGTCAATACGCTGTCCCCCGGCGACCGCGTGCTGATGGTGGAAACCGGCCACTTCGCCAGCCTGTGGAAGAAGCTGGCCGGCCGCTTGGGGCTGGAAGTTGATTACGTGGAAGGCGACTGGCGCCACCCGGTTGACGCCGGTGTGATCGGCGCGCGCCTGGCCGAAGACACGCAGCACCGCATCAAGGCCGTGTGCGTGGTGCATAACGAAACGTCCACCGGGGTCACCAGCAACATCGCCGCCGTGCGTGCCGCGATCGACCGCGCCGCGCACCCCGCGCTGCTGATGGTGGACACGATTTCTTCCTTGGGTTCCATTGATTACCGCCACGACGAATGGGGCGTGGACGTCACCGTGGCCGGCTCGCAAAAGGGCTTGATGCTGCCGCCGGGCCTGGCGTTCAACGCCGTCAGCGCGCGTGCGCTGGCCGCCGCCGACACTGCGCGCCTGCCGCGTTCGTATTGGGACTGGGGCGAAATGCTGACGGCCAACGGCAAGGGCTATTTTCCGTACACGCCGTCGACCAATCTGCTTTACGGCCTGCATGAAGCGCTGGCGATGCTGCAAGCCGAAGGGCTGCCGCGCGTGTTCGCGCGCCACGAACGCCACGCGCGCGCAACCCGCCTGGCTGTGGCGGGTTGGGGGCTGGAATTGCTGAGCCTGGACCCGGCCGCCCACAGCCCCGCGCTGACCGCGGTGATGATGCCCGAGGGCCATAGCGCCGACGCGCTGCGCAAGCTGATTCTGGAACGCTTCGATATGTCGCTGGGGCAGGGCCTGGGCAAGCTTTCCGACCGCATTTTCCGCATCGGCCACCTGGGCCATTTCAACGACCTGACGCTGTGCGGCACGCTGGCCGGCGTCGAAATGGGACTGGCCGCCGCGGGCGTGCCGCATCGTTCCGGCGGTGTGCAGGCGGCGATGGAATTTCTGGCGCGCACACCCGAGGGCGCGGCGGCGGCCTGA
- a CDS encoding GntR family transcriptional regulator, whose translation MSSNPSLMPGLAKSARADSTTPNALPDAAAPAAPRAAGNGRTLPGAVAGALRERIIQGEFPPGSRLNERALCDLLGVSRTPMREAFRVLAAEGLVQIEPNRGAQVVALSEANIREAFEVIGGLEAMSCRLACERATDLEIAEIRALTYEMMASHARHDLPTYFHTNREIHERISLASHNSLLKQLYDAQNARIQNLRFVSNENRQKWDLAMREHIEMAEALDARDADRLAGIMRQHLQRKCEAALKSLNPDAAPPPAQSSKSG comes from the coding sequence ATGAGCAGCAATCCTAGCCTGATGCCGGGTTTGGCCAAGTCGGCACGCGCCGATTCCACCACGCCCAACGCGTTGCCAGACGCCGCCGCGCCTGCCGCGCCACGTGCCGCCGGCAACGGCCGCACGCTGCCCGGCGCGGTTGCTGGCGCGCTGCGTGAACGCATCATCCAAGGTGAATTCCCCCCCGGCTCCCGCTTGAACGAACGCGCCCTGTGCGACCTGCTGGGTGTGTCGCGCACCCCGATGCGCGAAGCCTTCCGCGTGCTGGCGGCCGAAGGCCTGGTGCAGATCGAACCCAACCGCGGCGCGCAAGTGGTGGCGCTGTCGGAAGCCAACATCCGCGAGGCCTTTGAAGTCATCGGCGGCCTGGAAGCCATGTCTTGCCGACTGGCGTGTGAACGCGCCACCGACCTTGAAATTGCCGAGATCCGCGCGCTGACCTACGAGATGATGGCCAGCCACGCGCGCCACGACCTGCCTACCTACTTCCACACGAACCGCGAGATCCACGAACGCATCAGCCTGGCTTCGCACAACAGCCTGCTAAAGCAGTTGTACGACGCGCAGAACGCGCGCATCCAGAACCTGCGTTTCGTGTCGAACGAGAACCGGCAGAAGTGGGATTTGGCCATGCGGGAACACATCGAGATGGCCGAGGCCCTGGACGCGCGCGACGCGGACCGGCTGGCGGGCATCATGCGGCAACACTTGCAGCGCAAGTGCGAGGCCGCGCTGAAAAGCCTGAACCCCGATGCGGCGCCCCCGCCCGCGCAATCGTCCAAATCTGGTTGA